A part of Capsicum annuum cultivar UCD-10X-F1 chromosome 6, UCD10Xv1.1, whole genome shotgun sequence genomic DNA contains:
- the LOC107873883 gene encoding DUF724 domain-containing protein 6-like — MAAIRVTEYNFEQRHQLRMVPYYKATIVSSTGANHYRVNYKTLLTDDKSAPLEEIVTAAEVRPVPPDQHEIISENNFRLYDMVDVYANDGWWFGFISGKAGQEYYVYFPTTGDNIAYPSQEWSNGKLILISRNS, encoded by the exons ATGGCAGCAATCAGAGTGACAGAATATAATTTTGAGCAACGCCACCAATTAAGGATG GTTCCTTACTACAAAGCGACTATTGTTTCTTCCACTGGCGCTAATCATTACAGAGTCAACTACAAAACTCTCTTGACCGATGATAAATCCGCACCACTGGAGGAGATTGTCACTGCAGCCGAGGTCCGCCCTGTGCCACCCGATCAACATGAAATAATATCAGAAAACAACTTCCGTCTGTATGATATGGTTGATGTGTATGCCAACGATGGATGGTGGTTTGGATTTATCAGTGGAAAAGCTGGACAAGAGTACTATGTCTACTTCCCTACAACCGGAGATAACATTGCGTATCCTTCTCAAGAATGGTCTAATGGCAAGTTGATCTTGATTTCAAGAAATTCTTGA
- the LOC107873884 gene encoding uncharacterized protein LOC107873884 has product MDSPFYGNYRSQPARPRYSSNIRGIPVESVRQQPAAVKPAAKVVQIPVHFVGSDTERAVLRKPEPDRSGSALRIQKVFRGFLVRKCVKRIKTIKKEVEDVERKLLRRETAELICRDERERLRVNETLMSLLLKLDSVRGVDFGVRELRKAVIRKAISLQEMVDSIVSEANQIPAEEENRCNDSDELSESANQTGDITDPTGNRAEEYGKSTNQSENSDLIEQSVDVENPAATPGEGEHAVVPSVKEETDCPMGECMEGSVIEGVDDEDEAKQRRVDGEEESRRNRELLEKMVEKNEKMMRIMNELCQRNEMQTRMLNSLTQRVDQLEKTFTCDRLKKKKKRHPA; this is encoded by the coding sequence ATGGATTCTCCATTCTACGGGAACTATCGGTCTCAGCCAGCTCGCCCTCGCTATTCCTCAAACATCCGAGGAATACCAGTCGAATCTGTCCGCCAACAACCGGCCGCAGTCAAACCGGCGGCGAAGGTTGTTCAGATTCCGGTCCACTTCGTCGGGTCGGATACGGAGCGGGCTGTTTTACGGAAACCTGAGCCGGACCGGTCTGGTTCAGCTTTGAGGATTCAGAAGGTATTCAGAGGGTTTCTGGTGAGAAAATGTGTGAAGAGGATTAAGACGATTAAGAAGGAGGTGGAGGATGTCGAGCGGAAGCTTCTGCGTAGGGAAACGGCGGAGTTGATTTGTAGAGATGAAAGGGAGAGGTTGCGGGTGAATGAGACGTTGATGTCTTTGCTTTTGAAGCTGGATTCGGTTCGTGGAGTTGATTTCGGTGTTAGGGAGTTGAGAAAGGCTGTGATTAGAAAGGCTATTTCCTTGCAAGAGATGGTTGATTCTATTGTTTCTGAAGCTAATCAAATTCCAGCTGAAGAGGAGAATCGATGTAATGATTCTGATGAACTCTCTGAATCAGCCAATCAGACCGGAGACATCACCGATCCTACAGGAAATCGGGCTGAAGAATATGGAAAATCGACAAATCAGAGTGAAAATTCTGATCTGATAGAGCAGAGTGTGGATGTAGAGAATCCAGCGGCAACACCCGGAGAGGGAGAACACGCCGTGGTGCCTTCGGTAAAGGAGGAAACAGATTGCCCGATGGGTGAATGTATGGAGGGAAGTGTGATTGAAGGAGTTGATGATGAGGATGAAGCAAAGCAACGCAGGGTTGATGGGGAAGAGGAGAGTAGAAGAAACAGAGAGTTGTTGGAGAAAATGGtggaaaagaatgagaaaatgaTGAGAATAATGAACGAGCTGTGCCAGAGAAATGAAATGCAAACACGGATGCTGAATTCGCTGACGCAGAGGGTGGATCAATTAGAGAAAACCTTCACATGTGAtaggttgaagaagaagaagaagaggcaTCCTGCTTAA
- the LOC107874694 gene encoding uncharacterized protein LOC107874694: MVGCLGNLHESLEKLDNMYIQPNKEKDILLKPKPAACDTSVPLLSITNSPSERQFYKCPNHNGYVTDYPQTRCPNAEYNRTCGCTVNTNMTYVASPAKNVVASDGGLVKGVVTYMVLDDLVVNPMSTISSITLLNEFCVKDVGVLKEKVATLGMDEALKMLKTSLESKNVLTSVFMDNINE; this comes from the exons ATGGTTGGTTGCTTGGGAAACTTGCATGAGAGTCTTGAGAAGCTGGACAATATGTACATTCAACCAAATAAGGAAAAGGACATCCTCTTGAAACCAAAGCCAGCAGCCTGTGATACTTCAGTCCCTTTGTTGTCGATTACCAACTCACCTTCTGAAAGACAGTTTTATAAGTGCCCAAACCATAATGGTTATGTTACTGATTATCCTCAAACGCGTTGCCCTAATGCCGAATATAATCGGACATGTGGATGTACTGTGAACACAAATATGACCTATGTTGCATCCCCAGCAAAAAATGTGGTAGCATCCGATGGAGGATTGGTAAAAGGGGTTGTTACTTACATGGTGTTGGATGACTTGGTTGTGAACCCTATGTCCACTATTTCCAGCATCACTCTGCTCAATGAGTTCTGCGTAAAGGATGTGGGTGTTCTCAAAGAGAAAGTTGCAACTCTGGGAATGGATGAG GCTTTGAAGATGCTGAAGACTTCTCTGGAGTCCAAGAATGTATTGACCAGTGTCTTCATGGACAACATAAATGAATAA
- the LOC107875829 gene encoding purple acid phosphatase 17, whose protein sequence is MAKFSKNSMVLCFWLAIVFVMLSSASASTRLKKFDHPTKGDGTLNFLVVGDWGRRGTNNQSHVAHQMAKVGEKLDIDFVLSTGDNFYDNGLTGIHDTNFVESFTNIYTAKSLQKKWYSVLGNHDYRGNVEAQLSPYLRKIDSRWICLRSFVVNAEIAEIFMVDTTPFESKYFTDPKDHTYDWRGVIPTNVYTASVLKELEKALSESTAKWKIVLGHHAIRSIGHHGDTQSLVDRLLPMLRAYDVDFYMNGHDHCLEHISDTESPLQFLVSGAGSKAWRGDVNGLNREDVHFFHDGQGFMSVELTPTEAEIKYYDVFGTVRHRWNRSKLLHSAM, encoded by the exons ATGGCAAAATTTTCCAAGAATTCCATGGTTCTGTGTTTTTGGTTAGCCATTGTTTTTGTAATGCTATCTAGTGCAAGTGCATCTACTAGGCTTAAGAAATTTGATCACCCTACTAAAGGTGATGGTACTCTTAATTTCTTGGTTGTTGGTGATTGGGGAAGGAGGGGTACCAATAATCAATCTCATGTTGCTCACCAG ATGGCAAAAGTTGGAGAGAAACTAGACATTGATTTTGTATTATCAACGGGTGACAATTTCTATGACAATGGCTTGACAGGAATCCATGATACAAATTTTGTAGAGTCATTTACTAATATATACACAGCAAAGAGCTTACAAAAAAAATGGTACAGTG TATTAGGCAACCACGATTACAGAGGAAATGTAGAAGCGCAACTCAGTCCTTACCTTAGGAAAATTGATAGCAGATGGATTTGTTTAAGGTCTTTCGTAGTTAATGCAG AAATCGCTGAAATATTCATGGTGGATACAACTCCATTTGAGAGTAAATATTTCACGGATCCTAAGGATCATACCTATGATTGGAGGGGTGTGATCCCTACAAACGTATACACTGCTAGCGTATTGAAA GAACTTGAAAAGGCCCTGAGTGAATCGACAGCAAAATGGAAGATTGTACTAGGCCATCACGCCATTAGAAGCATAGGGCATCATGGCGACACTCAGTCACTTGTGGATCGCCTTCTTCCTATGCTTAGG GCATACGATGTAGACTTTTACATGAACGGACATGACCACTGCCTTGAACATATTAGCGACACTGAAAGTCCATTGCAATTTTTAGTAAGCGGGGCAGGATCAAAGGCATGGAGAGGAGACGTGAATGGTTTAAATAGAGAAGATGTACATTTCTTCCATGACGGACAAGGTTTCATGTCTGTCGAGTTGACACCAACAGAGGCAGAGATCAAATACTATGATGTTTTTGGTACTGTAAGACATAGGTGGAATAGATCCAAGTTGCTTCACTCTGCTatgtaa
- the LOC107875830 gene encoding type IV inositol polyphosphate 5-phosphatase 9 produces the protein MLADSDTASAPSAEIQNFKLFVSSWNVGGIAPPNDLNMEDLIDTENDLADIYVFGFQEIVPLSAGSVIVPENTTICMQWNSLIRKALNKIADNDITLQMTEEEDILKVYPLKKGSSLKFTMENSTQFECIISKQMVGIFITIWVRSPLLPYISHTSVSCVGCGIFGYLGNKGSVSVRFWLHETSFCFVCSHLASGGKDGDERQRNADASQILSRTRFPCDSFQYLPRKILQHDKAIWLGDLNYRIYLPEATTRSLVNDGQWSILLQKDQLKAELREGCIFNGWQEEEIEFAPTYKYNPDSDDYYGCSQNGKRGKNRAPAWCDRIIWFGKGLKQSQYNRGEFRLSDHRPVWASFTAEVKVPSPLY, from the exons ATGTTAGCTGACTCTGACACGGCATCAGCACCCTCAGCTGAGATACAAAATTTTAA gtTATTTGTTAGCTCATGGAATGTTGGAGGCATTGCACCACCCAACGACTTGAACATGGAGGACTTGATCGATACTGAAAACGACTTGGCTGATATTTATGTTTTCGG GTTTCAAGAAATTGTACCTCTGAGTGCTGGAAGTGTTATAGTACCAGAGAATACAACTATATGCATGCAATGGAATTCTCTTATTAGAAAAGCTCTAAACAAGATAGCTGACAACGACATCACCCTTCAGATGACAGAGGAAGAAGATATTCTAAAGGTCTACCCACTAAAGAAAGGGAGTTCCTTGAAGTTCACTATGGAAAATTCAACACAATTTGAATGcataattagcaagcaaatggTGGGAATTTTTATTACCATATGGGTGCGGTCTCCACTCCTTCCATATATCAGCCATACAAGTGTCTCCTGTGTAGGCTGTGGCATTTTTGGCTACCTTGGAAACAAG GGTTCAGTTTCGGTTAGATTTTGGTTGCATGAAACAAGTTTCTGCTTTGTGTGTAGTCATTTGGCTTCCGGAGGAAAAGACGGAGACGAGAGACAGAGAAATGCAGATGCCTCCCAAATACTATCACGCACAAGATTTCCATGTGACTCATTTCAATATTTGCCAAGAAAAATTCTACAGCACGA TAAGGCGATTTGGCTAGGGGACCTGAATTATAGGATTTACTTACCTGAAGCCACAACACGATCTTTAGTCAACGACGGGCAGTGGAGCATCTTACTACAAAAGGATCAG CTGAAGGCTGAGCTAAGAGAAGGCTGTATTTTCAACGGTTGGCAAGAGGAAGAAATTGAGTTTGCaccaacatataaatataatccagATTCTGATGATTATTATGGCTGCAGTCAGAATGGGAAAAGGGGAAAGAATCGAGCCCCAGCTTG GTGTGATCGAATTATATGGTTTGGCAAGGGACTGAAGCAAAGCCAGTATAATAGAGGTGAATTCAGATTGTCAGACCACAGACCAGTATGGGCAAGTTTCACAGCAGAGGTCAAGGTTCCATCACCATTATATTAG